The Flavobacterium praedii genome window below encodes:
- a CDS encoding secretion protein, translating into MKSILKLSLVVLVAMTTMNTYAIDGDFLLNVKKGTGKEISFSVNEIQQANVTIYDKLHNEIYSEVATGKAGIMKTYSLEEFPDGVYFLEVETNLKKVTHEIVISKDVPSLSRKAIAEVYKGNLKMKNQNVVTLN; encoded by the coding sequence ATGAAATCGATTTTAAAATTAAGTCTAGTAGTATTAGTAGCAATGACTACCATGAATACTTACGCAATTGATGGTGATTTTTTACTAAATGTAAAAAAAGGAACAGGAAAAGAAATTAGTTTTTCGGTAAATGAGATTCAGCAAGCAAATGTAACTATATATGATAAATTGCATAACGAAATTTATTCTGAGGTTGCTACCGGTAAAGCTGGTATTATGAAAACCTATAGTCTTGAGGAATTTCCTGATGGTGTTTATTTTTTGGAAGTGGAAACAAACTTAAAAAAAGTAACACACGAGATTGTGATCTCAAAAGATGTGCCTTCATTATCTAGAAAAGCTATTGCAGAAGTGTATAAAGGTAATCTAAAAATGAAAAATCAAAATGTAGTAACTTTGAATTAA
- a CDS encoding class I SAM-dependent methyltransferase, which produces MKDLFGKAILDYQTNNNPEDLITETTISEEDEMSVAYLFRSYDQMPRIEQKALQLTKGKVLDVGCGAGSHSLTLQNDRNLDVTSIDISVNAIQACKLRGLKKAIIQDVMSFENEKFDTIIVLMNGPGICGKLQNIPKFLLKLKSLLYPGGQILMDSSDIIYMFDEDEDGGKWIPSENEYYGETIFNITYKGEKETPLDWLFLDYNTLQNAAIDNNLQCELIIEGEHYDYLARLS; this is translated from the coding sequence ATGAAAGATCTTTTCGGAAAAGCCATACTCGATTACCAAACCAATAACAATCCTGAGGATTTAATCACTGAAACTACTATTTCAGAAGAAGATGAGATGAGTGTCGCCTATCTTTTTAGGAGTTATGATCAAATGCCAAGGATAGAACAAAAAGCACTACAACTCACAAAAGGAAAAGTACTTGATGTAGGATGTGGAGCTGGAAGCCATAGTTTAACTTTACAAAACGACAGAAATCTTGATGTTACTTCAATTGACATTTCTGTAAATGCAATTCAAGCCTGCAAGCTTCGAGGCCTAAAAAAAGCAATTATTCAAGATGTAATGTCATTTGAAAATGAAAAATTTGACACTATAATAGTTTTAATGAATGGTCCGGGAATTTGTGGCAAATTACAAAACATCCCAAAGTTCCTTTTGAAATTAAAATCATTACTTTATCCAGGAGGACAAATATTAATGGATAGCTCAGACATTATTTACATGTTTGATGAAGATGAAGACGGGGGCAAATGGATTCCATCGGAAAACGAATACTATGGCGAAACTATTTTCAATATCACATATAAAGGAGAAAAAGAAACACCTTTAGATTGGCTTTTCTTAGACTATAACACACTTCAAAATGCGGCTATAGATAATAATCTTCAATGTGAACTAATAATAGAAGGAGAACACTATGATTATTTAGCTAGACTTTCATAG
- a CDS encoding pyruvate dehydrogenase complex dihydrolipoamide acetyltransferase, with the protein MATIITMPRLSDTMTEGTVAAWLKKVGDKISEGDILAEIETDKATMEFESFNEGTLLYIGIPEGETAPVDSLLAIIGNEGEDVSALIAGGSAAPTATESATAPTETKTAEVTTQAPVATLPKGVIVVTMPRLSDTMTEGTVASWLKKVGDNIVEGDILAEIETDKATMEFESFNEGTLLYIGIQEGSTAPVDSLLAIIGPAGTDISGIAENYKVGGAAPTATTVKEEVKTTPSESAEPIETVSDGKRILASPLAKKIASDKGIQLTQVKGSGENGRIVKSDIENFTPTTTAVPTATKTPEAVKTETTKLFVPAGEVFTEEIKNSQMRKIIAKRLAESLFTAPHYNLVIEVTMDEAMQSRAVINSVPDTKVSFNDMVIKACALALKKHPKINSQWKEDAIIINHHVNVGVAVAVEDGLVVPVLRFTDAMSLSQIGASVRDLAGRAKNKKLLPTEMEGSTFTVSNLGMFGITEFNSIINQPNSAILSVGAIVEKPVVKNGQIVVGNTMMLSLACDHRTIDGATGAQFLQTLKQYIENPVTMLA; encoded by the coding sequence ATGGCAACAATTATAACAATGCCGCGCTTGAGCGATACTATGACTGAAGGAACGGTAGCAGCTTGGCTTAAAAAAGTAGGAGATAAAATAAGCGAAGGTGATATCCTAGCTGAAATTGAAACTGATAAAGCAACAATGGAATTTGAATCCTTCAATGAAGGAACTCTTTTATATATTGGAATCCCAGAAGGAGAAACTGCACCTGTAGACTCTTTATTAGCAATAATCGGAAACGAAGGTGAAGATGTTTCGGCTTTAATAGCTGGAGGTTCAGCAGCACCAACTGCAACAGAATCTGCAACAGCTCCTACTGAAACAAAAACAGCAGAAGTAACCACACAAGCTCCTGTAGCAACCTTACCAAAAGGTGTTATCGTAGTAACAATGCCTCGCTTGAGTGATACGATGACCGAAGGAACAGTAGCTTCTTGGTTAAAGAAAGTAGGAGACAACATTGTTGAAGGCGATATTCTGGCAGAAATTGAAACCGATAAAGCAACAATGGAATTCGAATCTTTCAACGAAGGAACTTTATTGTATATTGGAATTCAAGAAGGAAGCACCGCTCCAGTTGATAGCCTTTTAGCTATCATAGGACCAGCAGGAACAGACATTAGCGGAATAGCCGAAAACTATAAAGTTGGCGGAGCTGCTCCAACAGCGACAACAGTAAAAGAAGAAGTTAAAACTACTCCATCAGAATCTGCAGAACCAATTGAAACAGTAAGTGATGGAAAAAGAATTTTAGCTTCTCCATTAGCTAAAAAAATAGCAAGTGACAAAGGAATTCAATTAACACAAGTAAAAGGATCAGGAGAAAATGGTCGTATTGTAAAAAGTGATATTGAGAACTTCACCCCTACAACGACAGCGGTACCAACTGCAACTAAAACCCCTGAAGCCGTAAAAACCGAAACGACAAAGTTATTCGTACCCGCAGGTGAAGTTTTTACAGAAGAAATAAAAAATTCGCAAATGCGTAAAATCATTGCGAAGCGTTTGGCTGAATCATTATTTACAGCACCACATTACAATCTTGTAATCGAAGTAACAATGGACGAAGCAATGCAATCAAGAGCTGTAATCAATAGCGTACCAGATACAAAAGTATCTTTCAACGACATGGTAATTAAAGCTTGTGCATTAGCATTGAAAAAGCACCCAAAAATCAACTCACAATGGAAAGAAGATGCTATCATCATCAATCACCATGTAAATGTGGGTGTTGCTGTAGCTGTAGAAGACGGATTAGTAGTTCCTGTACTAAGATTTACAGACGCCATGAGTTTATCACAAATTGGAGCAAGTGTTAGAGATCTTGCTGGTAGAGCAAAAAACAAAAAATTATTACCAACTGAAATGGAAGGAAGTACTTTCACTGTTTCTAACCTTGGTATGTTTGGCATAACAGAATTTAATTCTATTATAAACCAACCAAACTCCGCTATTTTATCTGTTGGAGCTATTGTAGAAAAACCAGTAGTGAAAAATGGACAGATTGTAGTTGGGAACACTATGATGCTATCATTGGCATGTGACCACCGCACTATCGATGGTGCAACAGGTGCTCAATTTTTACAAACATTAAAACAATATATCGAAAATCCAGTTACAATGCTGGCATAA
- the cdd gene encoding cytidine deaminase has product MKEIIATSKISVFEDIKELTDTEQDLMLRAIEVRKNAYAPYSKFRVGAAILLDNGEIVVGSNQENAAYPSGLCAERVAVFYAGAIFPKAKILKMAITAASDLKKTITAVPPCGACRQSIAEYEVKQNTPIAIFFMGESGPIHHSTSLKNLLPFMFETNLL; this is encoded by the coding sequence ATGAAAGAAATAATAGCAACATCTAAAATTAGTGTCTTTGAAGATATCAAAGAATTAACAGATACCGAACAAGATTTAATGTTAAGAGCTATTGAAGTAAGAAAAAACGCATATGCACCTTATTCTAAATTTAGGGTTGGGGCGGCCATACTTTTAGATAACGGTGAAATTGTTGTTGGTTCCAATCAAGAAAATGCGGCCTATCCCTCAGGATTATGTGCTGAGAGAGTTGCTGTTTTTTATGCTGGAGCAATTTTTCCTAAGGCAAAAATATTAAAAATGGCAATTACTGCTGCTTCAGACCTAAAAAAGACTATCACAGCTGTACCGCCATGTGGAGCTTGTAGACAATCTATTGCTGAATACGAAGTAAAACAAAACACACCAATCGCAATATTTTTTATGGGGGAAAGTGGTCCAATTCACCATTCCACATCACTTAAAAATTTACTCCCTTTTATGTTTGAAACAAATTTGCTTTAA
- a CDS encoding YkgJ family cysteine cluster protein: MKPALNELGKLAKDKHIENKKYFDRLKKKAPKNLDYVMQDIHEAEFKKTNCLNCANCCKTTGPLFTLADIERISKFLRQKPQQFIEQYLRIDEDRDYVLQSVPCAFLDHENACMIYEVRPKACREFPHTDRKKFQQITDLTLKNLAICPAAYNIVEEMKKKLPL, translated from the coding sequence TTGAAACCAGCTTTAAACGAATTAGGAAAACTAGCCAAAGATAAGCATATCGAAAACAAAAAGTATTTTGATAGGCTAAAAAAGAAAGCGCCAAAGAATTTGGATTATGTTATGCAAGATATTCATGAAGCCGAATTCAAAAAAACCAATTGTTTGAACTGTGCAAATTGTTGTAAAACAACCGGTCCGTTATTCACTTTGGCAGATATTGAAAGAATTTCAAAGTTTTTAAGACAAAAACCACAACAGTTTATTGAGCAATATTTACGAATTGATGAAGATAGAGATTATGTGTTGCAAAGTGTGCCCTGTGCTTTTTTGGATCATGAGAACGCATGTATGATATATGAAGTTCGTCCAAAAGCATGTAGAGAGTTTCCTCATACTGATCGAAAGAAGTTTCAGCAAATTACTGATTTAACACTCAAGAATCTTGCAATATGTCCCGCAGCTTATAATATTGTAGAAGAGATGAAAAAGAAATTGCCGCTCTAA
- a CDS encoding ABC transporter permease: MNLEYFIAKRLITAKDYKSSISAPIINIAISAIAIGMIMMIVSVATGIGLQNKIREKIAAFNGHIIISNYDNNQSETTVLPISKHQDFYPKFISVPGVNHIQAIASKAGIIRTETAFEGIIFKGVGDDYQWGNLKEYLVSGRLPIFSKGINQEVVISQFLAYRLDLKVGDYFNTFFIKEDQNQLPNIRRFKIAGIFNSGFQQFDATYIIGDIRHIQRINKWSSNQIGAFEVFVKDFNAIKETGEEVYKKTSSTLDTKTIIEKYSYIFEWLQLFDFNIIVILVVMILVATINMVVALLVLILERTQMIGILKALGADNWSVRKIFLYNAFYLIVRGLFWGNLIGISVLLVQEHFGIVKLNPESYYVNQAPVYLNFGYILALNLLTVVICSLVLLIPSYIITKISPVKAIRFD, translated from the coding sequence TTGAATTTAGAGTATTTTATAGCCAAAAGGCTTATAACCGCCAAAGATTATAAAAGCAGCATATCGGCGCCAATTATTAACATTGCTATTTCAGCTATTGCTATCGGAATGATTATGATGATTGTTTCTGTGGCTACCGGAATAGGTTTGCAAAATAAAATAAGGGAAAAAATTGCTGCATTCAATGGTCATATCATAATTTCGAATTACGATAATAACCAGTCCGAAACTACAGTATTACCTATTTCAAAACATCAAGATTTTTATCCCAAGTTTATTTCAGTTCCTGGAGTAAATCATATACAGGCTATAGCTAGTAAAGCAGGAATTATAAGAACTGAAACTGCATTTGAAGGGATTATTTTCAAAGGAGTAGGTGATGACTATCAATGGGGGAATTTAAAAGAGTATCTCGTCTCGGGTAGATTACCTATTTTTTCCAAAGGTATTAACCAAGAAGTTGTAATTTCTCAATTTCTTGCTTATCGACTAGATCTAAAAGTGGGTGATTACTTTAATACTTTCTTTATTAAGGAAGACCAAAATCAATTACCTAATATTCGTCGATTCAAAATAGCCGGAATTTTCAATTCAGGGTTTCAGCAATTCGATGCTACTTATATAATAGGTGATATTCGTCACATTCAACGAATAAATAAATGGTCTTCCAATCAAATTGGTGCTTTTGAGGTTTTTGTAAAAGACTTTAATGCGATAAAAGAAACAGGGGAAGAAGTTTATAAAAAAACCTCCTCAACTCTAGATACCAAAACAATTATTGAAAAATACAGTTATATATTCGAGTGGTTACAGCTTTTCGATTTTAATATTATAGTTATTTTGGTGGTAATGATTCTGGTAGCGACTATAAACATGGTTGTGGCTCTATTGGTTCTTATTTTAGAACGTACGCAAATGATAGGGATTCTTAAGGCGTTAGGTGCAGATAATTGGTCAGTAAGAAAAATTTTTCTGTACAATGCCTTTTATCTAATAGTGAGAGGTTTGTTTTGGGGTAATTTAATTGGAATTTCAGTATTGTTAGTGCAGGAACATTTCGGAATAGTAAAACTCAATCCCGAAAGCTATTATGTCAATCAAGCACCTGTATATTTGAATTTTGGGTATATATTAGCTCTAAATCTGCTTACAGTAGTGATTTGTTCTTTAGTTTTGTTGATTCCTTCTTATATAATTACAAAAATTTCACCCGTCAAAGCCATTCGATTTGATTAA
- the pdhA gene encoding pyruvate dehydrogenase (acetyl-transferring) E1 component subunit alpha — MKEVTKEVYLKWYEDMLLWRKFEDKLAALYIQQKVRGFLHLYNGQEAVLAGALHAMDLTKDKMITAYRNHVQPIGMGVDPRRIMAELMGKATGTSKGMGGSMHIFSKEHRFYGGHGIVGGQIPLGAGLAFGDKYNGTGGVTMTYFGDGAARQGSLHEAFNMAMLWKLPVVFIVENNGYAMGTSVERTANHTDIWKLGLGYEMPCGPVDGMNPVKVAEAMTEAIERARRGDGPTFLEMKTYRYRGHSMSDAQLYRSKDEVEEYKKIDPITQILDVILDQKYATEDEIEIIDQRVKDLVEECVQFAEESPYPEIQQLYDVVYDQENYPFTPHKL, encoded by the coding sequence ATGAAAGAAGTTACAAAAGAAGTTTATTTAAAGTGGTACGAAGACATGCTTCTTTGGAGAAAGTTTGAAGACAAGCTTGCAGCATTGTACATTCAACAAAAAGTTAGAGGTTTTCTTCACTTATATAATGGTCAAGAGGCTGTATTAGCAGGAGCTTTACACGCTATGGATTTGACAAAAGACAAAATGATTACTGCATACAGGAATCATGTTCAACCAATAGGAATGGGAGTTGATCCTAGACGTATTATGGCAGAACTTATGGGGAAAGCAACTGGAACATCAAAAGGAATGGGTGGATCAATGCATATTTTTTCCAAAGAACACCGCTTTTATGGAGGTCATGGAATTGTAGGAGGGCAAATTCCTTTAGGAGCTGGTCTTGCATTTGGAGACAAATATAACGGAACAGGTGGAGTAACTATGACTTATTTCGGAGACGGAGCAGCTCGCCAAGGATCGCTACACGAAGCTTTTAATATGGCTATGTTATGGAAACTTCCAGTAGTTTTTATTGTAGAAAACAATGGATATGCCATGGGAACTTCTGTAGAAAGAACAGCAAATCATACCGATATCTGGAAACTTGGTTTAGGATACGAAATGCCATGTGGACCAGTTGATGGGATGAATCCTGTAAAAGTTGCCGAAGCAATGACTGAGGCTATAGAAAGAGCAAGACGAGGAGACGGACCAACATTCCTTGAAATGAAAACATACCGTTACAGAGGACATTCCATGTCAGATGCACAGTTGTATCGCTCTAAAGACGAAGTTGAAGAATATAAAAAAATAGATCCAATTACTCAAATTCTAGATGTGATTTTAGATCAAAAATATGCTACAGAAGACGAAATTGAAATTATAGATCAAAGAGTAAAAGATCTAGTTGAAGAATGTGTTCAATTTGCAGAAGAATCTCCTTATCCAGAAATTCAACAATTATACGATGTAGTATACGATCAAGAAAACTATCCATTCACACCTCATAAATTATAA
- the porV gene encoding type IX secretion system outer membrane channel protein PorV: MKKATLLFTFLYTFNFINAQNYNTTTVAVPFLLVAADARAAGMADNGVATSADTFSQQWNPSKYAFSTDQQGFSVSYTPYLTDLVNDISLAQLTYYNKFNEKSAFAGSLRYFGLGDIELRQDFDSDVRRISPNEFAIDLSYSLKLSEKFAMAVAGRFINSNLKFPDENNDASSANSFAVDVAGFYQSEEIAYSDFNGRWRGGFNFQNMGPKISYDNNLVNSNFLPANVKLGGGFDFILDEYSKIAVNLELSKLLVPSRDINNDGVITTEEYQEYKSINWFSGMFKSFGNIKEVTYSLGSEYVYQDAFSFRAGYFYENPDYGSREYFSLGAGFKYSTVKIDVSYLFSTSKIQNPLENTLRFSLTFNFGEKFEIY, from the coding sequence ATGAAAAAAGCGACTTTACTATTTACATTTTTATATACCTTTAATTTCATTAACGCTCAGAATTACAATACAACAACTGTTGCTGTTCCATTCCTGTTAGTTGCTGCAGATGCAAGAGCAGCTGGTATGGCAGATAATGGTGTGGCAACTTCAGCTGATACATTTTCTCAACAATGGAATCCTTCAAAATATGCATTTTCAACTGATCAACAAGGTTTTTCAGTAAGCTACACTCCTTATTTAACAGACCTAGTAAACGATATCTCATTAGCCCAATTAACCTATTATAATAAATTTAATGAAAAAAGTGCTTTTGCCGGTAGTTTACGCTATTTTGGTTTAGGCGATATTGAGTTAAGACAAGATTTTGATAGTGACGTTCGGAGAATATCTCCAAATGAATTTGCAATTGATTTATCCTACTCTTTGAAATTAAGTGAAAAATTTGCTATGGCAGTTGCGGGTCGTTTCATTAACTCTAATCTAAAATTTCCTGATGAGAACAACGATGCCTCATCAGCTAATAGTTTTGCAGTTGACGTTGCTGGTTTTTACCAATCTGAAGAAATTGCTTACAGCGATTTTAATGGAAGATGGAGAGGCGGTTTTAACTTTCAGAATATGGGCCCTAAAATCAGTTATGATAACAACCTAGTTAATTCTAATTTTTTACCTGCTAATGTGAAACTTGGTGGCGGTTTTGATTTTATTTTAGACGAATATAGTAAGATCGCCGTTAATTTAGAACTCAGTAAGTTATTAGTTCCTTCGAGAGACATAAATAACGATGGTGTAATCACAACAGAAGAATACCAAGAATACAAATCGATTAATTGGTTTTCGGGGATGTTTAAATCATTTGGAAACATAAAAGAAGTAACCTATTCACTTGGTTCAGAATATGTTTATCAAGATGCTTTTTCATTTAGAGCAGGTTATTTTTATGAAAACCCAGATTATGGTTCAAGAGAATATTTTTCTCTAGGAGCTGGATTCAAATACAGTACTGTTAAAATTGATGTTTCTTATTTATTTTCAACATCTAAAATCCAAAATCCATTAGAAAACACACTCCGTTTCTCTTTAACTTTTAACTTTGGTGAAAAATTTGAAATTTATTAA